DNA from Verrucomicrobiota bacterium:
CGGGGCGGCGTCGGCGACAAGAACATCAGCGAACTGAATGTGACGCGCTCTCGGGAGGTCCGGCGGATCAAATGAAACAGGATCGGCCAGGCGACCGCCGCCACGCCGAGAAGGAATAAGGGGGCCAAAAAACTCATGTGTGCAGTGTTCTCACGCCCGTTCCGCGCGTTTGACTTTTTTGCCGCGGTGCATGCGCTCGCGCAGAAAATCAAACAGCGCCAGTTCCATGGGCCGGTCGGTCGGGACGCAGGAATAGCCGATGCCGAGTTTCTGGCAGATCGCTTTCGCGGCCGCGTTGTGCGTCTCCATCTTTTGCAGGTAGTGTTTCCGGACCGCCGCCGGGTCCACATACAGATCCCGCCCCGACTCAATGTCGTGGAAAAGCACGGCCTTCTCGAAGCGAAAGTTCAGCTCGGCCGGATCCAGCGTCTGAAACACCTCCACCTCGTGCCCGCTGGCCGTGAGCAAAGTCAGGTTTTTTTCCAGCGTTTCAATCGGCGCCAGAAGGTCCGTGATCAAGACCAGCAAGCCGCGCTTTTTCAAGACCTCCGCCGCGCGCTTCAAAGGCGCGCTCAGATCGGTGCCCGTTCCGGCCGGCGGTTTTTCCAGCGCCAGCATGAGATGCCGGAGATGGCCGGTGCGATTGCGCGCCGGCAAATACTCGCGGACCTGGGCGTCGAAGGTCAGGAGTCCGACGGCGTCGCCCTGCAAATAAAGGAAGTAGGCCAGCGTCGCGGCCAGCGTGTTCGCGTAAATCGTTTTGGAATAGGGCAGCGAGCTGTAACTCATGGACCGGCTGTTATCGACGAGGAGATGGCAGCGCAGGTTCGTTTCGTCCTCGAACTTCTTGATGTAGTAGCGGTCGGACCGGGCGTAGAGCCGCCAATCGAGGTAGCGCGGATCATCGCCGGGGCTGTACTGGCGATACTCGGTGAATTCCACGGAAAAACCGTGGTACGGGCTGCGGTGCATCCCGTTCAAAAAACCTTCCACGACCACACGCGCGCGCAGTTCGAGATTGCGAATGGCCATCAATGCTTGCGGGTTGATAAACGAAGCCGTCTTCGTTTCCAACGCCTCCGTGCCGCGCATCGAATCCAAATTAAGCATGGCGAGTTAGAGTCACGCTGAGACCGGAAGGTAACAGGCGATCCCGGCAAAACCAATTAAAGTTTGCAAAGTTTGAGCCCGTGAATACCGTTTTGTCGTGCGCCGGATCAAGACCACCCTGGCTCTCCTGCTCGTCGCCTTTTGGGCGCCGGTCAGCGTGCACTGCAAATTGGAGCTGGTTCCGGGCCTGGAGTTCCTCCAATGCGAGACGGAAACCCCGGCGGAATCGGACTGCGACGAAGACGGCTGCCAGGTCATCGAATCTGCGCGCTACAAGACCGAGGAGAACGCCGTGGTGGTCGTCCCGGCTTTCAACCAGATGGCCGCTCCGATGGCGGCGTCCTTCTGCGAACCCGCGCCTCTCCGCCTTGCAAAGTTCAGAATTCCGTCCACGGCGCCCCCTGAACTTCCCCGATCCTGGCAATTCTTCGAACGCGCGGCCTTGCCGCCGCGAGCGCCTTCCATCGTTTCCTGAAACCCGTCTGCGAATTCATCGCGGTCGCCCCGAGGCGGGTCTTGGTCAATTTGAAATCTCAAATTTGAAATTTGAGATTCCCCAAGCACCTCGCGGCCCGGGCAGTCAAGGGCGTTGAATTCACAGACACGTTCCTGCAATTCCACACCGGATTGCTTTGTTCGGACACGACCGATTTGGGTCGCCACAAAGATTCACTCAACGACGGTTTGATTTTGTCTGCTTATGAAACGATGCCTTTTGGGGAAATGGATGGGCCTGGCTATGCTCGGCGGCGCGGCTCTCAAGGTTTGGGCTGCCGAAGGCTCCGCAACCAACACCAACCTTGTGACGATCGACGCGCTGGTCGTGGAGGCGTTGCAAAACAATCCCGAACTCACATTCTACCAAGCCGAAGTCGCGGCCGCCAAAGCCGGACTCAAGACGGCCGGGCAGTGGGCGAATCCCGAAATCGCCGCATCGGCCGGGCAAAAAACTTTGCGCGGCCCCGGCTTCAGCGCGGAAGGCATGGCGTGGTCGGCGTCCGTGGCTCAGCCCTTCGAGTGGCCCGGACGCATCGGGCTGCGCAAAGCCATCGCCAACCGTGACGTTGAGCTGGCGGAACTTGGCTTCGAACGGTTTAAGGCCGCGTTGGCCTCCCGAATGCGCATTTTGGCCTACACGCTCTTCGCCGTACAGAAAAAGGCCGTGGCGGCTCGCGAAGTTGCAGACCGTTTCAGAGCGTTGCGCGAAGTGCTGGTGCAGCGCGACCCCGCGGGACTGACGCCGCTCCTGGAATTCCGCATCATTGAGGCTGGCGAGTTGATCTCCCAACGTGCCGCCACTCAGGCGGCACTCACCACGCAAACCGCGCTCCTGGAATTGAACCAACTGCGGGGTCGGGCGCTGGGCCTGCCGCTGTCCGTGGCGCAGACGAACCTCTCCTTCCGCGCGGTCGAAGCGGCCGAGACCCTGCTGACTCTCGCGCGCACAAACAACTTCGAGTTGCGTTTGCGCGCCGCGGAACTGGCGCAACAGGGTTTCCGCGTGGCGCTGGCCAGAAACGAGCGTTTTCCCGCGTTGAGCATCGGCCCGTCTTATTCGGTGGAAAAGGCGGGCGACCGCGAGCGGATTATCGGCGTGGGGATTTCCTTGCCGTTCCCACTCTGGAATCGCAACCAGGGCAACATCCAGGCGGCTCAAGCGCGTCAGGCCCAGGCGGAGACTTCCTACCTGGTTGTGCAACGCGAAATCGAACGCAAGGTGCTCGAAGCCACGCTGACCTACGAGACCAAACGGCGCGAAATCGCTGGCTGGCGGCCCGATGCCGTGCAGCATTTCAAAGATGCGGCGGAGCTCGCCGACCGCCATTACCGGCTCGGCGCCGTGCCGATTTCCACCTATGTCGAGTTGCAGAAGCAATACCTGGAAGCCGTCGAAAGCTTGCTCGACACCAAGAAAGAGGCGCTGGAATCGGCGGCGCAACTGGAGCTGCTCGTCGGCTCTCCGCTCTCACTGGTGATGGCGACCGCAAAGGAGGAGAAACCGTGAAACCTGTGCTGGAGTTGGCAAGAACAGCCGCCATGGCGCTTGTCATTATGCTGGCCGCGTGCGGAAGAGAAGCCAGCAGCCCGGTGCCGGCGGAGGAAAATGCCGTTGCGCTCGGTCCGCAGTTCAGCGCGAAGAAAGGCTTGCTCGTGCCTGAGGACACACGCCGATCACTCGGCTTGAAAATCGTTGAAGTCACGGAAAGGAAGATTTCCACGACCGTTGAGGTGCCGTTGCGCGTGTACCGGTCCGACGACAAAAACTGCCTGGCAAGCGGCACGGTTGCGCTCCAGCAAGCGCAGCGGCTGAAGCCGGGCCAATCATTGCAGGTGCGCATTGAGGACGCCACAGAGGCCCTCGGCAAAATCATCGCGGTGAACGACACGCTGAGCAAGGCGTCCGGCCTAGTCGAAGTGCTGGTTGAGATCCGGAAGGGCCTCTCTGAGGTTGATAATCATGTCCCGCGGGATCAATCGCCTCCTTCCCCCTCACCCCAGCCCGCTCCCTTGAGGAGAGGGAGCACCATTTCCAGCGCAGGACAGGAACTCGCGGGACCGGTTGATCCGGAGCGGCATGGACAATTCCCTCTCCCTGGGGAGAGGGTCAGGGTGAGGGGAAAAGTGCCGGCAAGTGATCGATCGGGAATTCACACCCCCACGGCTCCGGCCAGCCAACAGCCCCTCACCATTCTGGTCGGGGCATTTCTGAGGGCATTCGCCACGGTGGATTCAGCCGAAGCGGTCACTGCGATTCCGCGCGCTGCGCTGGTCCAGTGCAGTGACGGTTATTCCGTTTACACGGTGAACGGCGAGCACTTGATCCGCGCGGCCGTCAAAGTGGG
Protein-coding regions in this window:
- a CDS encoding DUF58 domain-containing protein → MAIRNLELRARVVVEGFLNGMHRSPYHGFSVEFTEYRQYSPGDDPRYLDWRLYARSDRYYIKKFEDETNLRCHLLVDNSRSMSYSSLPYSKTIYANTLAATLAYFLYLQGDAVGLLTFDAQVREYLPARNRTGHLRHLMLALEKPPAGTGTDLSAPLKRAAEVLKKRGLLVLITDLLAPIETLEKNLTLLTASGHEVEVFQTLDPAELNFRFEKAVLFHDIESGRDLYVDPAAVRKHYLQKMETHNAAAKAICQKLGIGYSCVPTDRPMELALFDFLRERMHRGKKVKRAERA
- a CDS encoding TolC family protein, which gives rise to MKRCLLGKWMGLAMLGGAALKVWAAEGSATNTNLVTIDALVVEALQNNPELTFYQAEVAAAKAGLKTAGQWANPEIAASAGQKTLRGPGFSAEGMAWSASVAQPFEWPGRIGLRKAIANRDVELAELGFERFKAALASRMRILAYTLFAVQKKAVAAREVADRFRALREVLVQRDPAGLTPLLEFRIIEAGELISQRAATQAALTTQTALLELNQLRGRALGLPLSVAQTNLSFRAVEAAETLLTLARTNNFELRLRAAELAQQGFRVALARNERFPALSIGPSYSVEKAGDRERIIGVGISLPFPLWNRNQGNIQAAQARQAQAETSYLVVQREIERKVLEATLTYETKRREIAGWRPDAVQHFKDAAELADRHYRLGAVPISTYVELQKQYLEAVESLLDTKKEALESAAQLELLVGSPLSLVMATAKEEKP
- a CDS encoding efflux RND transporter periplasmic adaptor subunit; its protein translation is MKPVLELARTAAMALVIMLAACGREASSPVPAEENAVALGPQFSAKKGLLVPEDTRRSLGLKIVEVTERKISTTVEVPLRVYRSDDKNCLASGTVALQQAQRLKPGQSLQVRIEDATEALGKIIAVNDTLSKASGLVEVLVEIRKGLSEVDNHVPRDQSPPSPSPQPAPLRRGSTISSAGQELAGPVDPERHGQFPLPGERVRVRGKVPASDRSGIHTPTAPASQQPLTILVGAFLRAFATVDSAEAVTAIPRAALVQCSDGYSVYTVNGEHLIRAAVKVGAADAEFVEIKEGLYAGDQVVEHPVLSLWLTELAAVKGGQACCVMPPKGK